TATATATAACAGAAAAAAAGTTTTGTTGTGTTAGACTGTAGAAGCAAATGTACAGCTTTTCTTCCTTCAATTCTTCTTGTACTGTACAGATATCTCATTTCATGTATTGTTTGTATTTTCCTGAGTTCAACAAACGATTTGTCTTCAATCTAATTGCAATAATGAATTTATACAGTGATATATTAAATTTACTTACATAACtgttcaaattttgataaattcaTTCTTAGACAGCAAAATCATACTAAATGTGAATGATTTATTTTCCACAGTGCGGTCGTTTGCCTAGCTTTCTGCAGATTGGCAATGGCACAACCCAATGAGCTTGGAGATGAACCAGCTAACTCAAGTAAAGCTTATTGCTAAAAGAAACAATCAAGTAAGCTTGTGTTTTACATGTTTGGCACATGTTTGTTACTTTGTTTTCGATACTACTATCTCTTTTTTTGCAGTTAATTGCTGCTTTGTTCACGAAACATAATTGACAAATGCTTGCTCTCCCGTAGGAGAATTGTCCTGGATCCGTCCCTATGAAATTTTTCCCAGTTCTCACTAGTTACAGTTATGGTTACAACAGGCCAGTGGTGCACGTTTATATAtgagccatatatatatatatttttaagataatggataaGCAGGCCACTGCAACTAAGATGCACAAAGCCACAAATATTAGACATATATACAGCAAATTTAAAGTAGATGAACAGCAAAACACAAGGTTCATGTCCTAAACAAGCCATAATATTAAAATATCAGTTCAGCTAAAGAATATCAGTAGTACTAATCTTAGTGGGAAAACTAATCTAGCCGGAAGATTTTACTCCCCAATGCACAAACCCCAAAGACATGCTCTGCAATTACCAAAACTAATTACTAGTGGGCAGCCAATACCATAATTGCTTTGGTAACCCCCGATCCATTAGCCACTCTTTGCATTAACTCTTTTGCATGGTTTTAATTACTAACCGTTTCCATGCGTCATGCGCCCAATGATATCAGGATTTGTGAGCCGGCTTTCCTTTCATGAGTTCATCCACTCAGTATATATTCTCTGGCTGCTCACCACTCAAATCTCTCTCGAAAGAATGGAGCCCAGCCAAGAACATAGGTAAGCTCAGTTTTGTCTTGCATCATGCATATGGTTAACCATGCTCCTCTCTGAGAAAATTTTGTAGCAGTAGCATTTTTTGGCTGCAAGACAGTGTGTTTATCTGTTATTGAtctagcctttttttttcatgaactaGCTGGTGGCCTTATTGTACTAGCCTTTGGCCTGATAGTTACCTGCTTGAGGAGGAAGCGCTCTTCTCCAGTCTTTCCTTCCCGAGCTTTCATCCCCAGCCAGTCTACTCTACTGTCATGCAAAGCAACGTTTTACAAGGTatgcctttttttctttcttcttggaTTACTGAAAGAATGGTCATCTCTTTTTTAACCGAAGAAGAATGGTAATTTCTGTGTATTTGTGGTGCTTAGACCCTTGTTTCTTGCCATGCAGACGAGCTTGGTGTCATCTTTGAAGATGATGTGCTGAAGTATTGGGATGAGATGGAGCAATCGGAGAACAAGGTAGAGAAAAGTGAGAAGGGATTGCCACTGCTCTATTACGGTGATGAGAACGGAGCAGCCTCCAAGATCATGAGAGACGATGTTAGATCAGAGGAGAAGGCATTGACGTTCGAGCTCGTGTCCCAGTACTTCTACATGCCGATCACGCAGGCGGCACGAGAGCTGAATGTTGGGCTCACCCTCCTGAAGAAGAAGTGCAGAGAGCTGGGCATTCCAAGGTGGCCACACCGCAAGATGAAAAGCTTGCAGACACTCATCAACAATGTACAGGTCCTCTCTTTCTTCCCAACTTTCGTTTTTGTAATTCTATGTCAGATAAAACTTTATACTCTGTTTTATTAATACATTTGTGAGATAAATGGCGATGCAGGTCCTTCAGGAAGCCAGCAAGGCGAACAATGAGGAGCAGCTGAGGATGCTGGTAGAGATGCtgcaggaggagaggaggctcCTGGAGCAGAAGCCGTATGTTCAGCTCGAGGAGAAGACGAAGAGGCTCAGGCAGGCCTGCTTCAAGGCCAACTACAAGAAGAGGCGCCTCTTGGCTCTTGAAGCTGGGGAGCCGTGAAGAAAGTATTTATGCCCAGCAACATatacataatataatataatataatgcaAATCCTCTTTGCAATGCTAAATGTCATATTGTCATGTCTCTATGATGGGAATCTGGCGTGTTCCATGTGTCTGCTATAGTTCAGTACAGTCAGATTATCTTATACTCCTACTTGCAGTATACTAGTACGTATTAGTAATCCAAATGGTACTGGGAGGGTATATTTCCTAATGTCTGCCTGTCCGGAGATTGCTGTGAATTTCTGAGACGCATATATGCAGCTGTTTTATTTTATCAGAAGTCAGAACTAGTATCAAATGTCGACAAAAACAAGTGAAATTATGCTGAAATCCAGTTTtcattagaaaagaaaaacatttagggcctgttcacaTTATTGCAAAAATGAAcatttccaaattttggcaagtgaGCAACATTGTTAAAATTTAGTAAGATAGGCTAAATGTGATGTTGTCAAAATTCTGTATGCATTACTAATATTTGAGAACAAACTAAATGCATTCATATGTTTGTCAATCAACTGCCTTACATTTGTTACTACAGTACATTACATTGCTCTATGTAAATATCTCTACACACTACACTTCTGTGTACTACCACTACTGCTGCTCAAGCAGTGGCCAGCTGCTGTGTCCtcgccgccgtttcccgccgcTCCTTGCCGATGTCGACGTGCTCCGACAAGATCGCCCTGAactcgtcgccgccgagcgTCTCCTTCTCCATGAGCACGTCCACCAGCTGGTCGATGGCGGCGCGGTTCCTCCTCACGTGCGCCTTGGCCACCTCGTACGCCTCGTCGACGATGGTCCTCACCGCGGCGTCGATGTCGGCGGCGAGCCTCTCCGACATGGAGCTCCGGGCCAGCATCCGCAgcaccacgtcgccgccctgcGCCGCCGGCTCCGCCAGCGCCCACGGCCCGATCTCCGACATCCCGAACGCCGTCACCATCCGCCGCGCCACCCGCGTCACCTGCTGCAGGTCCCCCGCCGCGCCGGTCGTCACCTCCGGCTCGCCGAAGACGacctcctcggcggcgcggccgcccagCCCGCCCACGATCCCCGCGAAGATCTGCTGCCTCGACACCAGCGCCGGGTCCTCCTCGCCGGGGAGGAACCACGTCAGCCCGCGCGCCTGCCCCCGCGGGATCAGCGTCACCTTCTGCACCTCGTCGTGCCCCGCCGTCAAAGTCctgcattaaaaaaaaaaaagggccccGATAGCACATCGAGAACGTTGTAGGAGATTCTGATATACCGAGACACGATATTTAATAACGGATTTTAACCATAATATTTATCTCTAGGCGACTCTTTATGGATTCCCCTCCCCGATCTATCATAATCAGAGGGTATCAGAGTTGTACGAACTCTTGACTAGACGCCATCAATAACCGTTCCCTTTGGACAaccctaatgggcgatcgatcgccctgcccccccctcctctctccccttccacctggttttcttttttggcaccttattacttttctattttagtaaatttatacacctaaaatttatacacctcaagtttacacatctaaagtttagagaccaaaagtttataagtcaaaagtttatatatccgattcaaatttgaatttgaattcaaatattttctatatatagtatttctatacatctaaagtttatacacctaaagtttatagacccaaagtttataagtcaaaagtttacatacccgattcaaatttaaatttgaattcaaattttttatacatagtatttctatacataaatttttctaactttattgcgttttataattttttttggtttactATAGTAcgaagagaagggaggagaatAGTATAGAGAAGGAAGCGGGCGGGTGAGCGCTCGGCGGACGGGGGGAGCCATCACCCGCCGATTAGTATTTCCGGCTCCGTCTTGCCTATGCTTAAAGGTCATGTGGTGAATCCGACTAttactgtttctttttttaataatggtaATGTGTTACATTACTTTATTTCTAACACCTAGTCACCTACTATAATTTTATAACTTTTAGTTATAAACTGTAAAGATTTATTAAATATATTCGATTCAAACTAACATTCTCGATGTGAGAAGGGAAGGAAACACAAGGTGATGAGAGGAGGAAGAATGAGAGGTGGGTGTACTTACGCGCACACGGCGTGGCCGATCTCATGGTAGGCGACGAGCATCTTGCTCTTGCCGTCGGTCATGCTGGTGCcctcgaggccggcgacgatgcGGTCGATGGAGTCGTCGATCTCGCTGACGGTGATGCGGTCCttgccgcggcggccggcgaggatgGCGGCCTCGTTCATGAGGTTGGCGAGGTCGGCGCCGCTGAACCCCGGCGTGCGCATGGCGACCACGGCGAGCGACACGCCGGGGTCGAGCCGCTTGTTGGCGCCGTGCACGAGGAGGATCTCCTCCCGTCCGCGCACGTCGGGGAGGCCGACGGACACCCGCCGGTCGAAGCGCCCCGGCCGGAGCAGCGCCGCGTCGAGGATCTCCGGCCGGTTGGTGGCGGCGAtcacgacgacgccgccgtcgccgccgccgaacccgTCCATCTCGGTGAGCAGCTGGTTCAGCGTCTGCtccctctcgtcgttcccgccGCCGATCcccgcgccgcgctgccgccccACGGCGTCGATCTCGTCGATGAAGACGAGGCACGGCGCGCTCGCCTTGGCCCTGTCGAACAGGTCGCGCACCCGCgacgcgccgacgccgacgaacATCTCGATGAACTCGGAGCCGGACAGCGAGAAGAAGGGCacgccggcctcgccggcgatcGCCTTGGCCAGCAGCGTCTTCCCCGTCCCCGGCGGGCCGACCAGCAGCACGCCCTTGGGGGTCCTCGCACCGACCGCCGTGAACTTCTCCGGGAACTTCAAGAACTGGACGATCTCCTGGAAGTCCTGCTTGGCCTCGTCCacgccggcgacgtcgtcgaACGTGACGCCGGTTTTGGGCTCCATCTGGAACTTGGCCTTGGACTTGCCGAGCCCGAACGGGAGGCTAGGCCCGCCGCCGGGGTTGTTCATGGTCGGCGACCGCCACAGGAGCGAGGCGAcgaagaggagagggaagccgAAGTTGACGAGGAGGTCGAGCAGCATCACCCCGGCGCTGGGCTCCACCGGGTGCGCCGCGAAGTCGACGCCCTTGTCCCGGAGCTTCCGGACGAGCTCGGCGGGGAGGCCCGGGAGCTGCACCTTGACGCGGTGCACCCTcgacagcgccgccgcgtcgtccacCTCGGCGACGGCCACCGTGCCGTTCTCGAAGAAGTCCACCTTCTtgacggcgccggcgtcgaggtACTCCAGGAACCGGGAGTAGGACATCCTGTTCGACGTcacctcctccggcgccgtcgcctcggctcgcgccggcctcgccgccgttagGCCGAGGCCGAGCCCGAGGCCGGCCGATTGCAGCAGCCTCCTCCTGCTTAGTCCGGCggcctccgacgacgacgacgaaggcggCGTGATCTTGGCAGGTGGCGGCGTCGTCCGCTTCTCcttggcgacgccgccgccctgcgccctgcagatcggcagccggctcgtcgtcgtcgtcagcgaCATCGCCGTCGGCGACATGCCTGAACCAATCACAATCGAGCAACAGTAAGATGTAGAAGTATCAATTCGTTCCAGTTCGCTTGCTGCTTCTAGCTCTCGGATTTTGGAGGGAACCGTACGGCGATTCCGGGTTTTAAATAGCTTTCAGGTACGGATTTTTCACGGTGCTTACAGTACAGAAGTGGATTTTTCACGGTGCAACGTGGCAAGTTCTTGCTTGATCATGGCCtgaattaatttgttttttcactTGCATTCATCGTTCGTGAGGATTTGTCCGGCAGGTTCGTGATCGATCGAGCCGCTGAAATTGTCGTCATATGTCCTGgttctactactagtacttcTCGTAGCATCTGGAGACATCACGGATAATTCTGCGGTTTCTGGGCCGcggtgcaatgcaatgcaatccGGGGAACCAATCGGGTGGCGGCTCCCGCGCGCGGTCACGGCGTCGCGTCGCGGTCGCTGGCTCGCTCGGCACGGGGAGTAGTAAGCTCTAGCGGCGTCTCCAGCGGATTTGTCGCGCGAGTCCGCACGCACCGGCACCGCACATGTGGGTGGCCTCGCCACGCGCCACGATCACCACGAGCTGCGCTTGCACGGCCGCGGCACGGCTTGTCGCGGAGCAGCAGAGGAGCCGCACGTGCAGtactagagttttttttttttgggtgtgggGGTCGCTACTGAACTGGGTTTCGTGGTAGAAACCACCAGCGGTGGCAAGCTTACCGCGTTTACGTGCGTGTTTTCGACGAGTTTGGTCGTGCCGTTTTCGCCCTTATGCATGCCCACTGGCCGCTGCAACTGTGAAGTGTTTTTTGATTCTTATTATGTGATGAATAattggtacttcctccgttttaaaatatttgacaccgttaactttttagtacgtgtttgactatttatcttatttaaaaattttaagtaattatttattcttttcatatcatttgattcattgttaaatatactttcatgtacacatatagttttacatatttcacaaatttttttgaataagacgaacggtgaaACATGTgcgaaaaagtcaacggtgtcaaatattttgaaacggagggagtatataagattattggttttgatatttagagattattggcgaagtggttttggagatgattggattttacAGGTAAACTACAGGAACTGCTGTCTGTGATTTGGTCCGGTCAGATCAGGCTGTGTgtgtcggtcagaccggcggttatcaagcggtcagactggctagcccgcggtctgaccggccgactctgtgtcggtttcggttttgggttgtttgtttagatatccgtgattgtttcatgattatagcttctagatggatactatgcgtatgtaatgctgttgtttgctaacaatgagtcaagttggagatagcttagtctcggaatatggtttctttgtttgattcacGTATAGGTGActtgatgtctcgggagagtattgccggtgatggatcgagagtcggcttggggataaggcgATGTCCATTACGGTCAGATATTATGCGGGATACTTATGAtagagttcaatgcacgtggttagtggagattccatatggcatacgatagaggtattgtgtgcgtatgggatacggagtcgaatttggaaggagcccaaatttggtacgattggagtttgtaaagtttgttttttgtacgagaaggtttcctaggtggattaggatttctagtatgagtttggttcgtggctttaggctacttaccttatgtataaatagagagggagcgctAGGCTTCCCGATATCGTTTTTGAGAgcattgagttgatagtttagttagggtttcaagtttagtcgagatttttgtaaggagtgttgtactttgtaaacatagagagaaagcgataaagttgtcatctactccGAGAGTTCTTCGAATTGTGTTTGTTCgggttcggcggtctaaccggcgccATACCGGCGGCGGCTTCAAGAGGAAGAGGCGATTTCAGGGCGGTCCAACTGGGCGATatacaccggtcagaccggcggcacatGCACGATCAGACCGGTTGATCAACCTCGGTCAGACTGATCTACATCGAATTTGAGGCTAACTTTTTATTCCGTGAAAAGTTTGGGTTTTTGGacataccaaccattcaccccctcctcctctggttgtcttagttcttgtgtttcgatcctacaaCTTTAAGAAATTGGACGAACGTTTCATGGATGGATATATTACTGTCGACACAAAATAACTCAAAATACTTTAAATGTAACTTATAAGAGAATATATAAATCACCTGGTGTATGTCCACTGGTTCATTACATGTCaactactctctctgtttcaggttataatactttctagcattctccatatttatataagtgttaatgaatctagacacacatatatgtctagattcattgacacacacacatatatatatatacatacatatatatatatatatacgtatatatatatatacgtatatatatatatatatgtatatatgtatatatatatatatatgtatatatatatatatgtatatatacatatatatagatgtatatgtatatatacatacatatatgtatatatacatatacatatacgtatatatacatatacatatatatatatatggacaatgctagaaagtgctataatatgaaacgaaggagGTAgatatagttataaaaaaattaaaattttctaacaagatatatttatatataatactccatccgtcctaaatataagtatttttagctatgaatctggagaACTGTGTGTCCAtattcatagccaaaagttgttacattttgggacggaggtagtatatcacTTCGTAAACAGTCAAACATGCAATAttaaattcgacttctacacgttgtaataaaaataacaaattagaATCTAACTAATAAAAAATTGGTAATGTAATAGCATTGCACAGTAAAGTTACACTATAATATACTTGTTATATAGGAAAGTGATTTCATCcttcgaggggatatcccctcattTCGTGAATGTCACCTAAATATTCATcaagaaatatgaaaaaaaatggtaacataaagtaatatgaaatatagcacttcacaaacatgcaagtttaaattcaacttctataagttgtaacaaaataACAAGGACATGGCTACACAgctagctaccactccatctatgATAAACACTATCCACCTacacttcaaatacaattttctcttaaactactcatccgatctacaatccgattacaccgttgtgttcgtaaaaattaaatctttataacaaaatctcacatgattatattttgatgaaaaaatataaattacttttgtaATATATCTagattacttttagatttcactaagttacttcttagacatataaaagtaattcaatataacctaaaagtaatttatatatattatagaagtaacttataacaaaaagaaagtaacttctataatatatgttaattactttaaaactttattgaatttacttttatatatttaagaagtaccttaatgaaatctaaaagtaatctagatatattataaaagtaatttatgattttttatcaaaatataatcatgtgagatcttgttctaaagatttaattgttacgaacacaacgatgcaatcggattgtagatcggatgagtaatttaagagaaaattttatttgaagcatagatgatAGGAGTATTTGTTCTACATGCTTGATCAATTAGTAATTTAGTAAAGTAAGATTCTTCAAGACATATCTGAACAACGGCTGATTGGATAATAGGGTCGCTCATTGTGACTAAATCGAGAGCGCTCTCGATTTAGATTTTAcgaaataacaaatatagttgcGAATGTGTGATAGCTTTTtccagtttaatttgttatttttgttgcaactggtagaagttgaatttggtctTGCATTTTTATGGAGGAATATATTtcgtattaatctatgttgtcaattttttaaaataaattttaataactatttagataaCATACAAACAACGAGTAAATGTCCCCTTGAAGAATAAAAATCCACATCCTGTTATATACTAAAATCGAGAAGGGCGTGTTGGTGTAGCGATGTTGCGGCGCGTACGTCCTCACTCCACGCGCATCCGTGGAAATCTTCTTCCCCACCATCAGTCCATCACGAATCTCAAACCACATCCAACGGCTAAAGAATTAAAAAGTTTTCTCCATTTTTCCTGTCAACAGTAATATAGCAATTTCATTCATGGATTTTACTGACATCGGTCTccgtttaatttggttttttgAGATAAAGATTTACTATTATTGTCAGAATGCCTGGGCCAAACAATAATTGGCCCGGCTGGTATGTATGGACCAGCGGGGGGCCCAGTAGCGCCAGTTCTGGGCCTGCAAATCATGGACCAGCAGTAGGCTACTCAAAAGGCTTAATCACATGATTCAACTTAGACTGGGCCAAGAGAAATTGCAAAATCCAGATGGCCACAGGATTGTTAACCGCAAGCTATGTAGCAAGTCCACAGTTTCGACGAATTGAGCTAAACTAAAGTTAGACATAAACCATAATTCTCCAAACGTTTTGTCATATAATTGTTAAACTAAATTTTTTAAAGCATATATTTGGATTTGAACATTTTGACCACTCGTTGCTGGTTAAAAGCCTGTCGTGGCAACGATATTGCACAGTGCACACCCTTCGTGACGTGTCAAAACACTGTTGACCTTTCATGAGTAGTGATGGTACAGTGCCTGCCACTACTGTTAGTTGTttgtgttttaaaaaaattatttgcttTTCACGCGTGAtcaatttttagaaaataagcTATTACGGTTATATATGgtttattttgaaatttaaatagaaaaatgtTCAGACGGTCTACTCCAACCTTCCTCAAAGCGACTATAGAGAAGGGAAGTCACGGAGTACCTACAACTATGTTTCCCAGTCCCGAACCATCAATAACCATGTGGTTACCACGTTTAACGTAGGTCGAGTAAAGAATACAATAGTAGGTTTgacaaaatttcttcaaaatatttttttaaggaaaaaagagagaaaaatccCAAAACATTACTAAAAGTAGTATATGATTTCTAATGATATCTCATggcaattctttttttaaaaaaaaggctaaGCTAAGTTCACATTTCGACATGACTACAAGGCGGCGTTACTTTAGAATTAAGAATTATATTGTATATGTTATAATATTTGTTGTTGTGGATATTATATTGTGATATTTTCTGGTTGTTGTCAAATGTGAGgttgtgattttcttttttcctatatttttctctctctttttttcatctCAAAGACTAGGGTTACCACGCCTTACTGTGGCATACCACGCTGTAACTCGAGCAAATTGTGGTAACCATGACCCTTAAGATTTGAAcattttgaattcaaaattttggagaTGAAATACATATGGTTTTTGGCATTTCCATGGTAACCGTCTTATCAAGGAGGTGGGAGGGGAACCTCCTTGTGGACAGTTTGGGAAGCCCTGCCTATGACTTGTTAATTCCTTGCTTCCTCTGTAGGGTGTAGGCACGAAACTGCGGTAGCAAAGACAAAGAAAGAAAACCTTTTTAATCACTCAAGGAGATGTCATCACATTTACTTAAATATCATCCAAATAATCATAAAAGATCTTCAAAAATTAATAATATCTAtgcaacatatatatactactccatAAAATCTCAAACTAAACTCACAcattgagagagaaaaaatgcAGCGCTGTATGTTTCTTCTTCACCGTTCTTATCAATTTTGGACTTGATATTTGGTCCAGTGATTGATGTCACTGTAGTTTACATTGCCATTTTTTCCGGAGATTTTATATAACTATTTGAATTacatttgagagaaaaaaatgttatataggtACCATCTACTCAACGCACTCTCACTCCTCTTGCTCcaatttctctctctttcctgcAAAAGCTCTAACTTATCCAGACTGGTAGGGATTAGAATTCATTCCCAGAAATAGCATCCTGTTCTTGACACAATTTCATACCGAGGCGTCCCGGATCTGGTTCTTTTTTGGCTTGCATACGGCTACGCGCATTCTACCAATTTAAAACTCGAGGTTTGACCGCGAATACTGTTCTTAATTCTACCACCAACAAATTACTACCAGCGACTATCTCCAATGTCCTAATGACTAAAATACTCAGGAATAGGCGAATAGCAATGCCGTTGCAAACTGGCAATCTGCTCATGCTATCTGATAGGAAAAGAAGAGCCCAAATTAAGAAAGCCTGGTGCCCCTAGTGCTTGACCAGAACTTGCGTTTCTAAATGACACATATGGATCATTGGATCCTTAAGATATTTCAATTGGCAATGAAAAATTGGGCATGACATGTCCTTGTTGTTATGATGAAAAATGGTTGGAAAAGTCATGATTCTGCACTGAACTATCATTTGCCAGTGGGCATCAGGAAATTTAGCGTTTGGTTATTAATTTTGTTTACACCTAAATTCGGCACCTATAAACGAAAtagggaaaattgccaaagtttaaAAAGTGCCGGGTTTCCTTCATAGGGCCGGTTAGACCGTaagtgtgtggccggtctgaccggctagtagggccggtctgaccgtaggTATGTAGCCGGTTAGAGCGTTAGAGTCCGAGCTCAAGTTTGTTTTCGTCGgatctcgggtttccttgcttgggaaggcatgtttcgggttttcATTGGtctctatcccgagttggacgtggaggagtgCCTGTAGAAGGCAAGACcgacccctatttaagggacaatgCCTGttcaattgtaaaaaaaaacaacacataATCAACTCGAATCGCTTTTTCAATATTCATTTACTTTTCAGCCATGTTTTCTACTTTACCCTAGTTTTAATCCACCTGTATTGATTTGCGTCATAAATCGTTCGtggccgctg
The Oryza sativa Japonica Group chromosome 6, ASM3414082v1 DNA segment above includes these coding regions:
- the LOC107276991 gene encoding protein RKD1 isoform X2, with protein sequence MEPSQEHSWWPYCTSLWPDSYLLEEEALFSSLSFPSFHPQPVYSTVMQSNVLQDELGVIFEDDVLKYWDEMEQSENKVEKSEKGLPLLYYGDENGAASKIMRDDVRSEEKALTFELVSQYFYMPITQAARELNVGLTLLKKKCRELGIPRWPHRKMKSLQTLINNVQVLQEASKANNEEQLRMLVEMLQEERRLLEQKPYVQLEEKTKRLRQACFKANYKKRRLLALEAGEP
- the LOC4340563 gene encoding aTP-dependent zinc metalloprotease FTSH 6, chloroplastic, which gives rise to MSPTAMSLTTTTSRLPICRAQGGGVAKEKRTTPPPAKITPPSSSSSEAAGLSRRRLLQSAGLGLGLGLTAARPARAEATAPEEVTSNRMSYSRFLEYLDAGAVKKVDFFENGTVAVAEVDDAAALSRVHRVKVQLPGLPAELVRKLRDKGVDFAAHPVEPSAGVMLLDLLVNFGFPLLFVASLLWRSPTMNNPGGGPSLPFGLGKSKAKFQMEPKTGVTFDDVAGVDEAKQDFQEIVQFLKFPEKFTAVGARTPKGVLLVGPPGTGKTLLAKAIAGEAGVPFFSLSGSEFIEMFVGVGASRVRDLFDRAKASAPCLVFIDEIDAVGRQRGAGIGGGNDEREQTLNQLLTEMDGFGGGDGGVVVIAATNRPEILDAALLRPGRFDRRVSVGLPDVRGREEILLVHGANKRLDPGVSLAVVAMRTPGFSGADLANLMNEAAILAGRRGKDRITVSEIDDSIDRIVAGLEGTSMTDGKSKMLVAYHEIGHAVCATLTAGHDEVQKVTLIPRGQARGLTWFLPGEEDPALVSRQQIFAGIVGGLGGRAAEEVVFGEPEVTTGAAGDLQQVTRVARRMVTAFGMSEIGPWALAEPAAQGGDVVLRMLARSSMSERLAADIDAAVRTIVDEAYEVAKAHVRRNRAAIDQLVDVLMEKETLGGDEFRAILSEHVDIGKERRETAARTQQLATA